The Verrucomicrobiota bacterium genome includes a region encoding these proteins:
- a CDS encoding small basic protein: MSQHQSLKGKSTMAAKRSVLKRFERIEIMKKKGQWKEGMPIYGLPKTRVEA; the protein is encoded by the coding sequence ATGTCACAGCATCAGAGTTTAAAAGGTAAAAGCACAATGGCCGCTAAAAGAAGCGTCCTCAAACGTTTTGAGCGTATTGAAATAATGAAGAAAAAAGGCCAATGGAAAGAGGGCATGCCCATTTACGGTCTTCCAAAAACCCGTGTAGAAGCCTAA